Proteins encoded together in one Yersinia mollaretii ATCC 43969 window:
- the manX gene encoding PTS mannose transporter subunit IIAB, with product MSIAIIIGTHGAAAEQLLKTAEMILGEQDNVAYIDFVPGENAETLIEKYNGKLTGLETSQGVLFLVDTWGGSPFNAASRIAVDKENYEVVTGVNIPMLAETFMARDDNPSFAELVKVAVETGREGVKALKAPEVKSDKPETQQTAPAPKAKAPAVALGPNDHMKFGLVRIDDRLIHGQVATRWTKETNVSRIIVVSDEVAADKMRSTLLKQVAPPGVTAHVVDVEKAIRVYNNPKYAKDRVMLLFTNPTDVVRMVEAGVDIKSVNIGGMAFRQGKTQVNNAVSVDEKDIEAFNKLNARGIELEVRKVSSDSRLKMMDLISKLNK from the coding sequence GTGAGTATAGCTATTATCATTGGCACACATGGGGCTGCGGCAGAACAACTGCTGAAAACAGCTGAAATGATATTGGGCGAGCAAGATAACGTCGCTTATATCGATTTCGTCCCAGGTGAGAATGCCGAAACGTTGATTGAAAAATACAACGGTAAATTGACCGGATTAGAGACCAGCCAAGGTGTCTTATTCTTGGTTGATACTTGGGGTGGTAGCCCGTTTAACGCTGCCAGTCGCATTGCCGTCGATAAAGAGAACTATGAGGTCGTCACCGGGGTTAACATTCCGATGCTGGCTGAAACCTTTATGGCCCGTGATGATAACCCGTCATTTGCCGAATTGGTAAAAGTCGCGGTGGAAACAGGTCGTGAAGGCGTTAAAGCACTGAAAGCGCCTGAAGTTAAGAGTGATAAGCCCGAGACGCAACAAACTGCTCCAGCACCAAAAGCCAAGGCACCCGCTGTCGCTTTAGGTCCGAATGATCACATGAAATTCGGGCTGGTGCGTATTGATGATCGCTTAATCCATGGTCAGGTCGCCACGCGTTGGACCAAAGAAACTAACGTAAGCCGCATTATTGTGGTCAGTGATGAAGTCGCTGCTGACAAAATGCGTAGCACCTTGCTCAAACAAGTTGCCCCTCCAGGTGTCACCGCGCACGTCGTTGATGTCGAAAAAGCTATCCGCGTCTACAACAACCCGAAATATGCCAAAGATCGGGTCATGCTGTTATTTACCAACCCAACTGACGTCGTGCGTATGGTTGAGGCTGGCGTGGATATTAAGTCAGTCAATATTGGTGGTATGGCATTCCGTCAGGGTAAAACCCAGGTGAATAATGCGGTCTCCGTCGATGAAAAAGATATTGAAGCATTTAATAAGTTAAATGCGCGCGGTATTGAACTGGAAGTTCGGAAAGTCTCTTCGGATAGCCGGCTCAAAATGATGGACTTGATTAGCAAACTTAATAAATAG
- a CDS encoding TerC family protein, whose amino-acid sequence MEFLMDPSIWAGLLTLVVLEIVLGIDNLVFIAILADKLPPKQRDKARIIGLSLALIMRLGLLSVISWMVTLTTPLFSVGSFNFSGRDLILLVGGLFLLFKATTELHERLEGNQHDDSANRGYASFWAVVAQIVVLDAVFSLDAVITAVGMVNDLAIMMTAVVIAMGVMLLASKTLTQFVNAHPTVVVLCLSFLLMIGLSLIAEGFGFHIPKGYLYAAIGFSILIELFNQIARRNFIKHESRLPRRQRTAEAIIRLMGGRQQQEPQSGDPQQAMPTEAFAEEERYMISGVLTLASRSMRSVMTPRTEISWVDCNRSQAEIREQLLDTPHSLFPVCRDSLDQIIGVVRAKDLLVAIERGESICEFAAATPPIVVPDTMDVINLLGVLRKAKGRLVVVNDEFGVVQGLVTPLDVLEAIAGEFPDEDETPDIITDGDSWLVKGGADLHSLEQALDCQELVSPTADYASLAGMLLSHSGHMPTVGDVVELHNLRFEIMEVSDYRIELVRITKLNNELEE is encoded by the coding sequence ATGGAATTTCTAATGGACCCCTCAATTTGGGCAGGGTTACTGACGCTGGTGGTGCTGGAAATTGTTCTGGGTATCGATAACCTGGTATTTATTGCCATTTTGGCCGATAAACTTCCGCCTAAACAAAGGGATAAAGCCAGAATCATCGGCCTGTCTCTTGCGCTGATTATGCGACTTGGGCTGTTGTCGGTCATCTCCTGGATGGTCACGCTGACCACGCCGCTATTTAGTGTCGGCAGTTTTAACTTCTCAGGACGAGACCTGATTTTGCTGGTGGGGGGGCTATTCCTGCTATTTAAAGCCACCACCGAGCTACATGAACGGCTGGAGGGTAACCAGCATGATGACAGTGCGAATCGCGGTTATGCCAGCTTCTGGGCGGTGGTTGCACAGATTGTCGTGCTCGATGCGGTCTTCTCACTGGATGCCGTGATTACGGCTGTGGGGATGGTCAACGATCTGGCGATCATGATGACGGCGGTTGTGATTGCGATGGGCGTGATGCTACTGGCATCGAAAACACTGACCCAGTTTGTGAACGCACATCCAACGGTCGTGGTGCTGTGCCTGAGCTTCTTGTTGATGATTGGTCTGAGCCTGATTGCTGAAGGCTTCGGTTTCCACATTCCGAAAGGCTACCTGTACGCGGCAATTGGCTTCTCTATCCTAATTGAGCTGTTTAATCAGATTGCGCGCCGTAACTTCATCAAGCATGAGTCCCGTTTGCCAAGACGCCAGCGGACCGCTGAGGCGATCATCCGTTTGATGGGTGGGCGTCAACAGCAGGAGCCACAAAGTGGCGATCCACAGCAGGCAATGCCGACCGAGGCCTTTGCTGAAGAGGAGCGCTATATGATCAGCGGCGTATTGACGCTGGCCTCCCGTTCAATGCGCAGTGTGATGACACCGCGCACTGAGATCTCTTGGGTGGACTGTAATCGTTCACAAGCAGAGATCCGCGAGCAGCTATTAGATACGCCACACAGCCTGTTCCCGGTGTGCCGCGACTCACTCGATCAGATCATCGGCGTCGTGCGCGCCAAAGATTTGTTAGTCGCCATCGAGCGGGGCGAATCAATTTGTGAGTTTGCTGCGGCAACCCCACCGATTGTGGTGCCTGATACTATGGACGTGATTAATCTGCTGGGTGTATTGCGTAAAGCCAAAGGCCGCTTAGTGGTGGTGAATGACGAGTTCGGTGTGGTGCAGGGGCTAGTCACGCCGCTGGACGTGCTGGAAGCCATTGCCGGTGAATTCCCGGATGAGGATGAAACGCCGGACATTATTACTGATGGTGATAGTTGGCTGGTGAAAGGGGGGGCAGATTTGCACTCTCTGGAACAGGCGCTGGATTGTCAGGAGCTGGTGAGCCCAACTGCCGATTATGCTTCGCTTGCCGGTATGCTGCTTTCTCACTCAGGCCATATGCCAACGGTGGGCGATGTGGTTGAACTGCATAACCTGCGCTTTGAGATTATGGAGGTTTCCGACTACCGTATCGAGTTAGTGCGCATTACCAAGCTGAATAATGAGCTGGAAGAGTAG
- a CDS encoding L-serine ammonia-lyase, translating into MISVFDMFKIGIGPSSSHTVGPMKAGKEFTDLLVTQGLMPSVTRVAVDVYGSLSLTGKGHHTDIAIIMGLAGNMPDTVDIDGIPAFIRDVELRQKLMLANGLHEVDFPREGGMVFRSDNLPLHENGMQIHAFAGDEKVLSKTYYSIGGGFIVDEEHFGKAAVNAVSVPYPFNSAEEILANCEQTGMSISGMVMQNELAMHSKEEIEAYFTAIWQTMRACIDRGLNTEGVLPGPLRVPRRASALRRLLVSSDKLSHDPMNVIDWVNMYALAVNEENAAGGRVVTAPTNGACGIVPAVLAYYDHFIEPVTPEIFIRYFLSSGAVGILYKMNASISGAEVGCQGEVGVACSMAAAGLAELLGASPIQVCIAAEIGMEHNLGLTCDPVAGQVQVPCIERNAIASVKAINSARMAMRRTSEPRVSLDKVIETMFETGKDMNAKYRETSRGGLAIKVQCN; encoded by the coding sequence GTGATTAGCGTTTTTGATATGTTCAAAATTGGTATCGGCCCATCCAGCTCTCATACCGTTGGGCCAATGAAAGCCGGCAAAGAATTTACTGATTTGCTGGTGACTCAAGGGCTGATGCCCTCTGTCACACGCGTCGCTGTAGATGTTTACGGTTCATTATCACTGACCGGAAAAGGCCACCACACTGACATCGCGATTATTATGGGGTTGGCGGGTAATATGCCCGACACTGTGGATATTGATGGCATTCCAGCGTTTATCCGTGATGTTGAATTACGCCAGAAACTGATGCTGGCCAATGGGTTGCATGAAGTGGATTTCCCTCGCGAGGGCGGTATGGTGTTCCGCAGTGATAATCTGCCGCTGCACGAAAATGGAATGCAAATTCACGCCTTTGCCGGTGATGAGAAAGTCCTGAGCAAAACCTATTACTCCATCGGCGGTGGTTTCATCGTTGATGAAGAGCATTTTGGCAAAGCGGCAGTCAATGCCGTCAGCGTGCCCTATCCGTTTAATTCTGCGGAAGAAATTCTGGCTAACTGTGAGCAAACCGGCATGTCCATCTCTGGGATGGTGATGCAGAATGAGCTGGCAATGCACAGTAAAGAAGAGATAGAAGCTTATTTCACCGCCATTTGGCAGACCATGCGCGCCTGTATTGATCGTGGCCTGAATACCGAGGGCGTGTTACCTGGCCCATTGCGTGTGCCGCGCCGTGCTTCTGCACTGCGCCGCCTGCTGGTCTCTTCCGATAAACTGTCCCATGATCCGATGAACGTCATTGATTGGGTCAATATGTACGCGCTGGCAGTTAACGAAGAGAATGCGGCGGGAGGACGTGTTGTCACGGCCCCCACCAACGGCGCATGTGGCATCGTCCCAGCGGTACTGGCCTATTACGATCACTTTATCGAGCCGGTGACCCCAGAAATCTTTATCCGCTACTTCCTCTCCTCTGGAGCTGTCGGGATTTTGTATAAGATGAATGCCTCTATTTCCGGTGCTGAAGTGGGCTGTCAGGGCGAAGTCGGGGTTGCCTGTTCCATGGCTGCTGCGGGTTTGGCTGAGTTACTGGGTGCCAGCCCGATTCAGGTCTGCATCGCCGCAGAGATTGGCATGGAGCACAATCTGGGGCTGACTTGCGACCCAGTTGCGGGGCAAGTACAAGTGCCTTGCATTGAGCGTAATGCGATTGCCTCGGTAAAAGCGATTAACTCGGCACGGATGGCGATGCGCCGTACCAGCGAACCGCGCGTCTCACTGGATAAAGTGATCGAGACCATGTTTGAGACCGGCAAAGATATGAATGCAAAATACCGCGAAACCTCCCGTGGTGGTCTGGCAATTAAAGTGCAGTGTAATTAA
- a CDS encoding CoA pyrophosphatase, protein MSELFLSVNQSLIGKTLPEFISRFQLQLPQPGCFSANSRHAAVLIPIICRPEPTLLLTRRSNHLRKHAGQVAFPGGKADPEDNSLIETALREAEEEVAIPASAVHVLGQLAPLDSSSGYQVTPIVGLVPDNIAFHGNEDEVAGLFEMPLHEALSLSRYYSLDIHRGGVNHRVYLSWYERQFVWGLTAAIIRRLAQQVSI, encoded by the coding sequence ATGAGTGAATTATTCTTGTCTGTGAATCAATCGTTGATCGGGAAAACACTGCCTGAATTTATCAGTCGCTTCCAATTACAGTTGCCGCAGCCGGGCTGTTTTTCGGCGAATAGCCGCCATGCGGCGGTATTAATACCGATCATTTGTCGGCCTGAGCCGACATTGCTGCTCACTCGGCGCTCAAATCATCTACGCAAACATGCCGGTCAGGTCGCCTTCCCCGGCGGTAAAGCCGACCCCGAAGATAACTCACTGATTGAGACTGCCCTGCGTGAAGCCGAGGAGGAAGTCGCGATCCCTGCCTCGGCGGTGCATGTCTTAGGGCAACTGGCACCACTGGATAGTTCCAGTGGTTATCAGGTCACGCCGATTGTTGGTTTAGTCCCTGATAATATTGCATTTCATGGCAATGAAGATGAGGTTGCAGGGCTATTTGAGATGCCGTTACACGAGGCGCTGAGCCTTTCTCGCTACTATTCGCTGGATATCCATCGTGGTGGAGTTAATCACCGGGTCTATCTTTCTTGGTATGAGCGGCAGTTTGTTTGGGGGTTAACGGCGGCGATTATCCGCCGGTTGGCGCAACAGGTGAGTATTTAA
- the pabB gene encoding aminodeoxychorismate synthase component 1 — protein sequence MSVKSLTFKALPYQPDALLQQFTPLANQTWAMLLHSGFAEHAHNRFDILVADPLVTLTTRGEQTEIVTAQGQTFSSEDPFRLLQQELDKFAPTMSPHPDLPFLGGALGLFGYDLGRRIERVPTLAEQDIALPDMVVGLYDWALIADHHLQQLTLVCHGDADQRLQWLHQQKTSDTVTPFKLTSSWQANMTREQYGEKFRQIQAYLHSGDCYQINLAQRFSAEYQGNEWQAFLALSRSNRAPFSAFMRLPDNAILSVSPERFLWLENHQIQTRPIKGTLPRRDDPEQDRLQAVRLANSSKDRAENLMIVDLLRNDIGRVAQPGSVRVPELFVVEPFPAVHHLVSTITATLPAECPATALLRACFPGGSITGAPKIRAMEIIEQLEPHRRNAYCGNIGYISCCGTMDTNITIRTLLTENGKIYCSAGGGIVADSQEQAEYQETFDKIARILPQLGNV from the coding sequence ATGAGTGTGAAATCCCTGACCTTCAAAGCATTGCCCTATCAGCCCGACGCCCTGCTCCAGCAATTTACTCCACTGGCCAACCAAACTTGGGCCATGTTGCTACACTCCGGATTCGCCGAGCACGCCCATAATCGGTTTGATATTTTGGTCGCCGACCCCTTAGTCACCCTTACCACTCGAGGGGAACAGACTGAAATTGTCACGGCTCAAGGGCAAACATTCTCATCCGAAGATCCATTCAGGTTATTGCAGCAAGAGTTGGATAAATTCGCGCCAACAATGTCGCCACATCCAGATCTGCCGTTTTTGGGCGGGGCATTGGGGCTATTTGGTTATGATCTGGGTCGTCGAATTGAGCGGGTGCCGACACTGGCCGAGCAGGATATCGCCTTGCCCGATATGGTTGTGGGTCTGTATGACTGGGCGCTGATTGCCGATCACCACTTGCAGCAGCTCACTCTGGTGTGCCACGGTGATGCCGATCAGCGTTTACAGTGGCTGCATCAGCAAAAAACAAGTGACACTGTCACGCCATTCAAGCTCACTAGCTCATGGCAAGCCAATATGACGCGCGAGCAATATGGCGAAAAATTCCGCCAAATTCAGGCCTACCTGCACAGCGGTGATTGCTATCAAATCAATCTGGCGCAGAGATTCAGTGCAGAATATCAGGGCAATGAGTGGCAAGCCTTTCTCGCGCTGAGCCGCAGTAATCGCGCACCTTTTTCCGCCTTTATGCGCTTGCCCGACAACGCGATATTGAGCGTCTCGCCGGAGCGTTTTTTATGGCTAGAAAATCATCAGATTCAGACTCGCCCCATCAAGGGGACATTGCCACGGCGGGATGACCCTGAGCAGGACCGCTTGCAAGCCGTGCGACTGGCGAACTCCAGCAAAGATCGGGCGGAAAACCTGATGATTGTGGATCTGCTGCGCAATGATATTGGCCGTGTGGCCCAGCCGGGCAGTGTGCGGGTGCCCGAGTTATTCGTCGTTGAACCCTTTCCGGCGGTGCACCATTTGGTCAGCACCATTACCGCCACCCTGCCGGCAGAATGCCCCGCGACGGCACTGCTCCGCGCCTGTTTTCCCGGCGGGTCGATCACAGGCGCACCTAAAATCCGCGCAATGGAGATTATCGAGCAATTGGAGCCACACCGACGCAATGCCTACTGCGGTAATATTGGCTATATTAGTTGCTGTGGCACGATGGACACCAACATTACTATCCGCACCCTGTTGACCGAAAACGGCAAAATATACTGTTCTGCTGGCGGTGGAATTGTGGCTGATAGTCAGGAGCAGGCTGAATATCAGGAAACATTTGATAAAATTGCCCGTATTTTGCCGCAACTTGGAAATGTCTAG
- a CDS encoding YoaH family protein — MLAGMPSLSHEEQQEAVERIHKFMSEGMSSGEAIALVAAEIRERHKDDPQSMAIFEDTDFEEHGESDYRRDNEQDADEIEDQYEG; from the coding sequence ATGCTAGCGGGTATGCCTTCACTTTCCCACGAGGAGCAGCAAGAAGCTGTTGAACGTATTCACAAATTCATGTCGGAAGGCATGAGCAGTGGCGAGGCGATTGCCTTGGTCGCCGCTGAGATCCGTGAGCGGCACAAAGACGATCCCCAATCTATGGCTATCTTTGAAGACACTGATTTTGAAGAGCATGGTGAGTCTGACTATCGCCGCGATAATGAGCAAGATGCGGATGAAATCGAAGATCAGTATGAGGGGTAA
- the purT gene encoding formate-dependent phosphoribosylglycinamide formyltransferase translates to MLTIGTALRPGATRVMLLGSGELGKEVAIECQRLGLEVIAVDRYADAPAMHVAHRSHVINMLDGAALKQLVEQEKPHYIVPEIEAIATDMLVELEQMGQRVVPCAEATRLTMNREGIRRLAAETLQLPTSSYRFADTESAFRQAVNDIGYPCIVKPVMSSSGKGQSLIRNEGQLKTAWDYAQLGGRAGGGRVIVEGLVHFDFEITLLTISAVDGIHFCAPIGHRQEDGDYRESWQPQVMSDVALARAKEIAAQVVTALGGHGLFGVELFVCGDEVIFSEVSPRPHDTGMVTLISQNMSEFALHVRAFLGLPIGTIRQYGAAASAVILPELTSQNISYHGLETALAGDTQIRLFGKPEIVGKRRLGVALAVADDISSAIEVAKRAAGAVVVSGK, encoded by the coding sequence ATGCTAACGATTGGAACCGCTTTGCGCCCAGGCGCGACCCGTGTCATGCTTTTAGGCTCTGGCGAATTGGGCAAAGAAGTGGCAATTGAATGCCAGAGACTCGGGCTGGAAGTGATTGCTGTTGATCGCTATGCGGATGCACCCGCGATGCATGTTGCCCATCGCAGCCATGTGATTAATATGCTGGATGGTGCGGCGCTGAAGCAGTTAGTTGAGCAGGAAAAACCTCACTATATCGTGCCGGAAATTGAAGCTATCGCCACCGATATGCTGGTTGAATTAGAGCAAATGGGTCAGCGCGTGGTGCCTTGCGCAGAAGCGACCCGCCTGACAATGAACCGTGAAGGTATTCGCCGTTTGGCGGCAGAAACGCTGCAATTACCCACCTCCAGCTACCGTTTCGCGGATACTGAAAGTGCATTTCGTCAGGCCGTGAATGACATTGGCTATCCGTGCATTGTTAAGCCCGTCATGAGCTCCTCCGGTAAAGGACAGAGTTTGATCCGCAATGAAGGGCAACTTAAGACGGCGTGGGATTACGCGCAGTTGGGTGGCCGGGCTGGCGGTGGGCGAGTGATTGTCGAGGGGCTGGTACACTTTGATTTTGAAATTACGCTGCTAACCATCAGCGCGGTTGATGGTATTCATTTCTGTGCGCCTATCGGTCATCGTCAGGAAGATGGCGATTACCGTGAATCCTGGCAGCCACAGGTGATGAGTGATGTGGCATTGGCACGGGCAAAAGAGATCGCCGCTCAAGTTGTGACGGCACTCGGTGGCCACGGGCTATTTGGTGTGGAGCTGTTTGTGTGTGGCGATGAGGTTATTTTCAGCGAAGTCTCACCGCGCCCGCACGATACCGGGATGGTGACCCTGATTTCGCAAAACATGTCTGAGTTCGCACTCCATGTCCGCGCATTTCTTGGGTTGCCGATTGGCACTATTCGCCAATATGGCGCAGCGGCATCAGCGGTGATTTTACCTGAATTAACCAGTCAAAATATCAGTTACCACGGGCTGGAAACTGCGCTAGCAGGTGATACGCAAATCCGCTTATTTGGTAAGCCGGAAATTGTCGGGAAACGGCGTTTAGGGGTAGCACTGGCCGTTGCTGATGATATTAGCTCCGCCATTGAGGTGGCAAAGCGTGCAGCGGGAGCGGTCGTGGTGAGTGGGAAGTAG
- the dbpA gene encoding ATP-dependent RNA helicase DbpA — MSTTSFSTLTLPAEQLSNLNELGYTEMTPVQAAALPAILNGQDVRAKAKTGSGKTAAFGIGLLDKIAVGEFVTQALVLCPTRELADQVSKELRRLARFTQNIKILTLCGGQPMGHQLDSLIHAPHIVVGTPGRIQEHLRKKTLVLDDLKILVLDEADRMLDMGFTDAINDVIAYTPPQRQTLLFSATYPVGIEQISARVQREPVNVEVEDGDEAPAIEQVFFETTREKRLPLLISVLSHYQPASAVVFCNTKKDCQSVYEALESRGISVLALHGDLEQRDRDQVLVRFANRSCRVLVATDVAARGLDIKDLELVVNFELAFDPEVHVHRIGRTGRAGMSGLAVSLCTPQEMTRAHAIEDYLQIKVKWTPAEQVSRSANTLLEPEMVTLCIDGGRKAKIRPGDILGALTGEAGLTAADVGKIDMFPVHAYVAIRKASAKRALQQLQQGKIKGKNCKARLLK, encoded by the coding sequence GTGAGCACAACCTCCTTTTCTACCCTGACACTGCCTGCTGAGCAGTTGTCCAATCTTAATGAACTTGGCTATACCGAAATGACACCGGTACAGGCCGCAGCGCTGCCGGCAATTCTCAATGGGCAGGATGTCCGCGCGAAGGCCAAAACCGGCAGTGGCAAAACCGCCGCATTCGGCATTGGTTTGCTAGACAAAATTGCGGTGGGTGAGTTTGTGACTCAAGCATTAGTGCTGTGTCCGACCCGCGAATTGGCTGATCAGGTCAGCAAAGAGCTGCGCCGTCTGGCTCGTTTCACCCAGAACATCAAAATCCTCACTTTGTGTGGTGGCCAACCAATGGGCCATCAACTGGATTCTCTGATACATGCGCCTCATATCGTCGTGGGCACGCCGGGGCGTATTCAGGAACATTTACGCAAAAAAACACTGGTGCTGGATGACCTCAAAATTCTGGTCTTGGATGAAGCCGACCGCATGTTGGATATGGGGTTCACCGACGCCATCAATGATGTGATTGCCTACACCCCACCACAGCGCCAAACGCTGCTGTTCTCCGCCACTTATCCGGTCGGCATTGAACAAATCAGTGCGCGGGTTCAGCGCGAACCCGTCAATGTTGAAGTGGAAGATGGCGATGAAGCGCCCGCCATTGAGCAGGTGTTCTTTGAAACTACCCGCGAAAAACGGTTACCGCTGTTGATCTCGGTGCTTAGCCACTATCAGCCCGCCTCTGCTGTGGTGTTTTGTAACACCAAAAAAGATTGCCAAAGCGTTTACGAAGCCTTGGAATCCCGTGGCATCAGTGTGTTGGCCCTGCACGGTGACTTAGAGCAGCGTGACCGTGATCAGGTGTTGGTCCGTTTTGCTAACCGCAGTTGCCGCGTGTTGGTTGCTACGGATGTTGCCGCCCGAGGTCTGGACATTAAAGATCTGGAGCTGGTGGTGAACTTCGAACTGGCATTTGATCCTGAAGTGCATGTGCACCGCATTGGCCGTACCGGGCGGGCAGGGATGAGTGGCCTTGCTGTCAGCCTCTGTACTCCACAAGAAATGACCCGCGCCCATGCGATTGAGGACTATCTGCAAATTAAGGTGAAGTGGACGCCCGCAGAGCAGGTGAGCCGCAGTGCTAACACCCTACTGGAGCCAGAGATGGTGACGTTATGCATTGACGGTGGGCGCAAAGCCAAAATTCGCCCCGGCGACATTCTGGGTGCACTCACTGGTGAGGCCGGCCTGACTGCTGCCGATGTGGGTAAAATCGACATGTTCCCAGTGCATGCCTATGTTGCTATCCGCAAGGCCAGCGCCAAACGCGCCTTGCAGCAACTGCAACAAGGCAAGATCAAAGGCAAAAACTGTAAAGCCCGTCTATTAAAGTAA
- the yqfB gene encoding N(4)-acetylcytidine aminohydrolase, whose product MSREITFFRRFEADILADRKTITIRDSSESDFRSGETLRVCRNEDGVFFCHIKVTSVTPITLDALTERHAEQENMSLDELKKVIKAIYPGLEQFYVIEFTRS is encoded by the coding sequence ATGAGTCGTGAAATCACCTTCTTTCGCCGCTTCGAGGCGGATATTCTGGCGGATCGTAAGACGATCACTATCCGAGATAGCAGTGAATCCGATTTTCGCTCAGGAGAAACTCTGCGTGTCTGTCGCAATGAAGATGGTGTCTTCTTCTGCCACATCAAGGTCACTTCGGTCACGCCGATCACATTGGATGCTCTGACTGAACGCCATGCTGAGCAAGAGAATATGTCCTTGGATGAGCTAAAAAAGGTGATTAAGGCGATCTATCCGGGCTTGGAACAGTTCTATGTGATTGAGTTTACTCGGAGCTAA